Proteins co-encoded in one Callospermophilus lateralis isolate mCalLat2 chromosome 2, mCalLat2.hap1, whole genome shotgun sequence genomic window:
- the Rad9a gene encoding cell cycle checkpoint control protein RAD9A isoform X2, translating into MKCLVTGGNVKVLGKAVHSLSRIGDELYLEPLEDGLSLRTVNSSRSAYACFLFAPLFFQQYQAATPGQDLLRCKILMKSFLSVFRSLAMLEKTVEKCCISLNDRSSRLVVQLHCKYGVRKTHNLSFQDCESLQAVFDPSLCPHVLRAPARILGEAILPFPPTLAEVTLGIGRGRRVILRSYLEEEADSTVKAMVTEMSIGEEDFQQLQAPEGVAITFCLKEFRGLLSFAESAHLPLSIHFDAPGRPAIFTIEDSLLDGHFVLATLSEPNLHSQDLGSPELHRPVPQLQAPSTSHLDDFASDDIDSYMIAMETTVGSEGPRALPSISLSPGPASEEEDEAEPSTVPGTPPPKKFRSLFFGSILAPVHSPQGPNPVLAEDSDGEG; encoded by the exons ATGAAGTGCCTGGTCACGGGTGGAAACGTAAAGG TGCTGGGCAAGGCCGTCCACTCCCTGTCCCGTATCGGGGATGAGCTGTACCTGGAACCTTTGGAGGACGGG CTCTCCCTCCGGACTGTGAACTCCTCCCGCTCTGCCTATGCGTGTTTCCTGTTTGCCCCCCTCTTCTTCCAGCAATACCAGGCAGCCACCCCTGGTCAGGACCTGCTGCGCTGTAAGATCCTGATGAAG TCCTTCCTGTCCGTCTTCCGCTCTCTGGCCATGCTGGAGAAGACTGTGGAAAAATGCTGCATCTCTCTGAATGACAGGAGCAGCCGCCTGGTGGTCCAGCTGCACTGCAAGTATG GGGTGAGGAAGACTCACAACCTGTCCTTCCAGGACTGCGAATCCCTGCAGGCTGTCTTCGACCCATCCTTGTGCCCCCATGTGCTCCGCGCCCCAGCACG GATCCTGGGGGAGGCCATTCTGCCCTTTCCCCCTACATTGGCTGAAGTGACATTGGGCATTGGCCGTGGCCGCCGGGTCATTCTTCGAAGCTACCTGGAGGAGGAGGCAG ACAGCACCGTCAAAGCCATGGTGACTGAGATGAGCATTGGGGAGGAGGATTTCCAGCAGTTGCAGGCCCCAGAAGGAGTGGCCATCACTTTCTGCCTCAAGGAATTCCGC GGCCTCCTGAGCTTTGCAGAATCAGCACATTTGCCTCTTAGCATTCACTTTGATGCTCCAGGCAG GCCAGCCATCTTCACCATTGAGGACTCTTTGCTGGATGGCCACTTTGTCTTGGCCACACTCTCAGAGCCGAACCTGCACTCCCAGGACTTGGGCTCCCCAGAGCTCCACAGGCCAGTGCCTCAGTTGCAGGCTCCCAG CACATCCCACCTGGATGACTTTGCCAGTGATGACATTGACTCTTACATGATCGCTATGGAAACCACTGTAGGCAGTGAGGGCCCACGGGCACTGCCCTCCATTTCCCTTTCTCCTGGCCCCGCCTCAGAGGAGGAAGATGAAGCTGAGCCCAGTACAGTGCCTGGGACTCCCCCACCCAAGAAG TTCCGCTCGCTGTTCTTTGGCTCCATCCTGGCCCCAGTTCACTCTCCCCAGGGCCCCAACCCTGTGCTGGCTGAAGACAGTGATGGTGAAGGCTGA
- the Rad9a gene encoding cell cycle checkpoint control protein RAD9A isoform X1 encodes MKCLVTGGNVKVLGKAVHSLSRIGDELYLEPLEDGLSLRTVNSSRSAYACFLFAPLFFQQYQAATPGQDLLRCKILMKSFLSVFRSLAMLEKTVEKCCISLNDRSSRLVVQLHCKYGVRKTHNLSFQDCESLQAVFDPSLCPHVLRAPARILGEAILPFPPTLAEVTLGIGRGRRVILRSYLEEEAADSTVKAMVTEMSIGEEDFQQLQAPEGVAITFCLKEFRGLLSFAESAHLPLSIHFDAPGRPAIFTIEDSLLDGHFVLATLSEPNLHSQDLGSPELHRPVPQLQAPSTSHLDDFASDDIDSYMIAMETTVGSEGPRALPSISLSPGPASEEEDEAEPSTVPGTPPPKKFRSLFFGSILAPVHSPQGPNPVLAEDSDGEG; translated from the exons ATGAAGTGCCTGGTCACGGGTGGAAACGTAAAGG TGCTGGGCAAGGCCGTCCACTCCCTGTCCCGTATCGGGGATGAGCTGTACCTGGAACCTTTGGAGGACGGG CTCTCCCTCCGGACTGTGAACTCCTCCCGCTCTGCCTATGCGTGTTTCCTGTTTGCCCCCCTCTTCTTCCAGCAATACCAGGCAGCCACCCCTGGTCAGGACCTGCTGCGCTGTAAGATCCTGATGAAG TCCTTCCTGTCCGTCTTCCGCTCTCTGGCCATGCTGGAGAAGACTGTGGAAAAATGCTGCATCTCTCTGAATGACAGGAGCAGCCGCCTGGTGGTCCAGCTGCACTGCAAGTATG GGGTGAGGAAGACTCACAACCTGTCCTTCCAGGACTGCGAATCCCTGCAGGCTGTCTTCGACCCATCCTTGTGCCCCCATGTGCTCCGCGCCCCAGCACG GATCCTGGGGGAGGCCATTCTGCCCTTTCCCCCTACATTGGCTGAAGTGACATTGGGCATTGGCCGTGGCCGCCGGGTCATTCTTCGAAGCTACCTGGAGGAGGAGGCAG CAGACAGCACCGTCAAAGCCATGGTGACTGAGATGAGCATTGGGGAGGAGGATTTCCAGCAGTTGCAGGCCCCAGAAGGAGTGGCCATCACTTTCTGCCTCAAGGAATTCCGC GGCCTCCTGAGCTTTGCAGAATCAGCACATTTGCCTCTTAGCATTCACTTTGATGCTCCAGGCAG GCCAGCCATCTTCACCATTGAGGACTCTTTGCTGGATGGCCACTTTGTCTTGGCCACACTCTCAGAGCCGAACCTGCACTCCCAGGACTTGGGCTCCCCAGAGCTCCACAGGCCAGTGCCTCAGTTGCAGGCTCCCAG CACATCCCACCTGGATGACTTTGCCAGTGATGACATTGACTCTTACATGATCGCTATGGAAACCACTGTAGGCAGTGAGGGCCCACGGGCACTGCCCTCCATTTCCCTTTCTCCTGGCCCCGCCTCAGAGGAGGAAGATGAAGCTGAGCCCAGTACAGTGCCTGGGACTCCCCCACCCAAGAAG TTCCGCTCGCTGTTCTTTGGCTCCATCCTGGCCCCAGTTCACTCTCCCCAGGGCCCCAACCCTGTGCTGGCTGAAGACAGTGATGGTGAAGGCTGA
- the Rad9a gene encoding cell cycle checkpoint control protein RAD9A isoform X3: MKCLVTGGNVKVLGKAVHSLSRIGDELYLEPLEDGQYQAATPGQDLLRCKILMKSFLSVFRSLAMLEKTVEKCCISLNDRSSRLVVQLHCKYGVRKTHNLSFQDCESLQAVFDPSLCPHVLRAPARILGEAILPFPPTLAEVTLGIGRGRRVILRSYLEEEAADSTVKAMVTEMSIGEEDFQQLQAPEGVAITFCLKEFRGLLSFAESAHLPLSIHFDAPGRPAIFTIEDSLLDGHFVLATLSEPNLHSQDLGSPELHRPVPQLQAPSTSHLDDFASDDIDSYMIAMETTVGSEGPRALPSISLSPGPASEEEDEAEPSTVPGTPPPKKFRSLFFGSILAPVHSPQGPNPVLAEDSDGEG, translated from the exons ATGAAGTGCCTGGTCACGGGTGGAAACGTAAAGG TGCTGGGCAAGGCCGTCCACTCCCTGTCCCGTATCGGGGATGAGCTGTACCTGGAACCTTTGGAGGACGGG CAATACCAGGCAGCCACCCCTGGTCAGGACCTGCTGCGCTGTAAGATCCTGATGAAG TCCTTCCTGTCCGTCTTCCGCTCTCTGGCCATGCTGGAGAAGACTGTGGAAAAATGCTGCATCTCTCTGAATGACAGGAGCAGCCGCCTGGTGGTCCAGCTGCACTGCAAGTATG GGGTGAGGAAGACTCACAACCTGTCCTTCCAGGACTGCGAATCCCTGCAGGCTGTCTTCGACCCATCCTTGTGCCCCCATGTGCTCCGCGCCCCAGCACG GATCCTGGGGGAGGCCATTCTGCCCTTTCCCCCTACATTGGCTGAAGTGACATTGGGCATTGGCCGTGGCCGCCGGGTCATTCTTCGAAGCTACCTGGAGGAGGAGGCAG CAGACAGCACCGTCAAAGCCATGGTGACTGAGATGAGCATTGGGGAGGAGGATTTCCAGCAGTTGCAGGCCCCAGAAGGAGTGGCCATCACTTTCTGCCTCAAGGAATTCCGC GGCCTCCTGAGCTTTGCAGAATCAGCACATTTGCCTCTTAGCATTCACTTTGATGCTCCAGGCAG GCCAGCCATCTTCACCATTGAGGACTCTTTGCTGGATGGCCACTTTGTCTTGGCCACACTCTCAGAGCCGAACCTGCACTCCCAGGACTTGGGCTCCCCAGAGCTCCACAGGCCAGTGCCTCAGTTGCAGGCTCCCAG CACATCCCACCTGGATGACTTTGCCAGTGATGACATTGACTCTTACATGATCGCTATGGAAACCACTGTAGGCAGTGAGGGCCCACGGGCACTGCCCTCCATTTCCCTTTCTCCTGGCCCCGCCTCAGAGGAGGAAGATGAAGCTGAGCCCAGTACAGTGCCTGGGACTCCCCCACCCAAGAAG TTCCGCTCGCTGTTCTTTGGCTCCATCCTGGCCCCAGTTCACTCTCCCCAGGGCCCCAACCCTGTGCTGGCTGAAGACAGTGATGGTGAAGGCTGA
- the Ppp1ca gene encoding serine/threonine-protein phosphatase PP1-alpha catalytic subunit, with protein sequence MSDSEKLNLDSIIGRLLEVQGSRPGKNVQLTENEIRGLCLKSREIFLSQPILLELEAPLKICGDIHGQYYDLLRLFEYGGFPPESNYLFLGDYVDRGKQSLETICLLLAYKIKYPENFFLLRGNHECASINRIYGFYDECKRRYNIKLWKTFTDCFNCLPIAAIVDEKIFCCHGGLSPDLQSMEQIRRIMRPTDVPDQGLLCDLLWSDPDKDVQGWGENDRGVSFTFGAEVVAKFLHKHDLDLICRAHQVVEDGYEFFAKRQLVTLFSAPNYCGEFDNAGAMMSVDETLMCSFQILKPADKNKGKYGQFSGLNPGGRPITPPRNSAKAKK encoded by the exons ATGTCCGACAGCGAGAAGCTCAATTTGGACTCTATCATCGGGCGCTTGCTGGAAG TGCAGGGCTCACGACCTGGGAAGAATGTACAGCTGACAGAGAACGAGATCCGTGGTCTGTGCCTCAAATCCCGGGAGATATTCCTGAGCCAGCCCATTCTTCTGGAGCTGGAGGCTCCCCTCAAGATCTGCG GTGACATCCACGGCCAGTACTATGACCTCCTGCGGCTGTTTGAGTATGGTGGCTTCCCTCCAGAGAGCAACTACCTCTTTCTGGGGGACTATGTAGACCGGGGCAAGCAGTCTTTGGAGACCATCTGCCTGCTGCTGGCCTATAAGATCAAGTACCCTGAGAACTTCTTCCTGCTGCGTGGGAACCACGAGTGTGCCAGCATCAACCGCATCTATGGCTTCTATGATGAAT GCAAGAGACGCTACAACATCAAACTATGGAAAACATTCACCGACTGCTTCAACTGCCTGCCCATTGCAGCCATTGTGGACGAGAAGATTTTCTGCTGCCACGGAG GCCTGTCTCCAGATCTGCAGTCCATGGAGCAGATTCGGCGTATCATGCGGCCCACAGACGTGCCTGATCAAGGCCTGCTGTGTGACTTGCTATGGTCTGACCCTGACAAGGATGTGCAGGGCTGGGGCGAGAATGACCGTGGTGTCTCCTTTACTTTCGGGGCTGAGGTGGTGGCCAAATTCCTGCATAAGCACGACTTGGACCTCATCTGCCGGGCACACCAG GTGGTAGAAGATGGCTATGAGTTCTTTGCCAAGCGGCAGCTGGTAACACTTTTCTCAGCTCCCAATTACTGTGGTGAGTTTGACAATGCTGGTGCCATGATGAGTGTGGATGAGACCCTCATGTGCTCCTTTCAG ATCCTCAAGCCCGCTGACAAGAACAAGGGGAAATATGGGCAGTTCAGTGGCCTGAACCCTGGAGGCCGACCCATCACCCCACCCCGCAACTCCGCCAAAGCCAAGAAATAA
- the Clcf1 gene encoding cardiotrophin-like cytokine factor 1, whose translation MLACLCTVLWHLPAVPALNRTGDPGPGPSIQKTYDLTRYLEHQLRSLAGTYLNYLGPPFNEPDFNPPRLGAETLPRATVNLEVWRSLNDKLRLTQNYEAYSHLLCYLRGLNRQAATAELRRSLAHFCTSLQGLLGSIAGVMASLGYPLPQPLPGTEPTWAPGPAHSDFLQKMDDFWLLKELQTWLWRSAKDFNRLKKKMQPPAAAVTLHLEAHGF comes from the exons ATGTTAGCTTGCCTGTGCACGGTGCTCTGGCACCTCCCTGCAGTGCCAGCTCTCAATCGCACAGGAGACCCAGGGCCCGGCCCCTCCATCCAGAAAACTTATGACCTCACCCGCTATCTGGAGCACCAACTCCGCAGCTTGGCTGGGACCTAC CTGAACTACCTGGGGCCCCCCTTCAACGAGCCTGACTTCAACCCACCTCGGCTGGGGGCAGAGACTCTGCCTAGGGCCACTGTCAACTTGGAAGTGTGGCGAAGCCTCAATGACAAATTGCGGTTGACCCAGAACTACGAGGCCTACAGCCACCTCCTGTGTTATTTGCGTGGCCTGAACCGTCAGGCTGCCACAGCAGAGCTGCGCCGCAGCCTGGCCCACTTCTGTACCAGCCTCCAGGGCCTGCTGGGCAGCATCGCAGGCGTCATGGCCTCTCTGGGCTACCCACTGCCCCAGCCTCTGCCGGGGACTGAGCCCACCTGGGCCCCTGGCCCTGCCCACAGTGACTTCCTCCAGAAGATGGACGACTTCTGGCTGCTGAAGGAGCTGCAGACCTGGCTGTGGCGCTCAGCCAAGGACTTCAACCGGCTTAAGAAGAAGATGCAACCTCCAGCAGCTGCAGTCACCCTGCACCTGGAGGCCCATGGCTTCTGA